CAGTCCAATTTAAGTTGCACAAATCGGATCGTCCGATTTGTGTCCCCACCACATGTCACGTATATAGCTAACTGAGATGGTGATCCCCCTTTAAGCCAACAAAACCCCACTTGAATTCTCACTCCTCCTTGTGTCCCTTTCCTCACTTTGTTTTCCATCCATCCAGCAACCATTTTTCTCCATTTTACCACCTTCTTCaacatttagaaaaaaaatcaattacaatgtcaaaaaagtaaaaacataaagatatgTTGATCGTCCtgaattttatattatcaaGAGTAAAGGACATTTTCGTCCTTGACCTTTTTTTTCGCGGACATTTTCGTCCTCAAGGAAtggaaaatacatttaagtccCTCACCCCCGAAAAACGTGGACATTTCAATCCTTCCGTCGAATTCAGGCGTTTGGACGGGACGGAAAAGTCTGACCTGGCAGAGGTGGCGCTGACCTGCCCGTTACGGAGGCCACGTGGCAGGGAGCATTTCGAAACAGGACATATAAGTCCTTGGAGACAAAAACGATGCCGTTTTTGTAACCTCCCccaatttttcaaatttctctgccattttcttcttccttcgtCCTTTTtcccttccatttttcttcctCGGCCCCTGCCTCCATCACCGCCGCACAGCGCGCCTCCGTCAGCCACCATCAACGTCGGCGACCTCCTCTTTCCTCTCTTTTGACAACCACTTGTTGATGTCCAAATACTTGATCTGTTGACAACTACTTGCAAGGCTTATCAATCCATAGTTAGTAATATTTGTGCACCCTTGCAATCCCAgttttttcagattatgacaGTTTTTGGAGAGAGCTTCCAATATACCATCCATAACAAATCTGCAACCGGCGAGATGCAATACCCGTAAGTCGCTACAGCTTTTAGCGACAGCAGATAGTCCCTTGTCAGTCAGCTTTCTGCAGTAGGATACATCCAATGACTGCAACAAGGAAAGACCTTCGCCAATGGCTTTCATTCCAACATCTGAAATTCCTCTATACATTAAACCAAACAAAAACATTCCATGTCAATCTTATTGAAATTTTCACTCCCCATCAAAAGAAAAGCAACATCCCAAAGGTGGTAGATAACCTAATCATCACTCAAATTGACTATCATGACAACAGCACTCAAAATTGTTCATTTTCAAATTGCATAATAGAAACAACAACATAACTCAGAAGCACAATCATTCCAAGTGATGAGTTCAAAACTACTTCATATAACCAGTTTCAAAAgcaaaaatcaagaaaaagcaACAGCAGTAAACAAATCCAGCATCTTAGGGGGGAACTGAAATTTAAAgcttaatatttgaaaaaagaaaacgtGAAGAAAAAATTGGCGATGACATCGAGGTCGGAATCGGTGACGCCGGGATAGAACGACCGCGAAACGGACTGGGCAAGCTCCAATTCGAGCAAGCACGTGAACCTATCAGCCATTCTGCGAAGCATGTGTGGACCTGCACGTGCCGCAAGCTTCTTCCTTTCGGTGCTCTGCAATCGGAGCCACCTCTTACACATCAACCCGAAGATCTCCTTGTCCTTCTCGCTCTCCAGCTTCGCCAGGATCAAACGAAGCTCGTCGTCAGTGAGAGTGTCATTTATGCAGAGGTTCGAGGCTCCCGATCCGGCACCGTTCATTGTTAGTTGGTGCGGAGGAAAACCTTAACCCCTCGAGATTTGAGACTAATTTTTGCAGAGAGGCGGCGGCGCGGCAGCAGTGGGTCGTCGAGAAGGTTGTCGCGGACGAACGGTGGGTGGAAGGAGGGTGAGAAGATAGAGAGACTAATGGGAGTAAGGgagtgagaaagggaagaagacgCGAAAAGAGAGGAAGGAGGAGCTCGCCGGCGTTGATGGCGACTGACGGAGGCAGGGGCCAAGGAAGAATAATGGAAGGGAAAAAGGacgaaggaagaagaaaaggcaGAGAAATTCGAAACAGGATTGGGGGAGGTTAcaaaaacgacgtcgttttcgTCTCCAGAGATTTATATGTCCTGTTACGAAATGCTCCATGCCACCTGGTCTCCGTTACGGCCACTTCTGCCAGCTCATCCTTTTCCGTTCAGTGCAAACGGTTGAATTCAATGGAAGGACATAAATGTCCACGTTTTTCAGGGATTAGAGACTTGAATGTATTTTCCATTCCTTGAGAACGAAAATGTCCGCGAAAAAAAAGGTCAAGGACAAAAATGTCCTTTACTCTACTATTAATTATCTCTGCCATTCTGATTATGTaagtttgtttttaaatttttttatatatctaaaatattataaataatgtTAAGAATGAAGATTGTTAATGATAGTTAGTGTAAtagtttaaaatatatatttaaatttagttaGTGAATATGTTAGCTATTGAATCTGTTTAGATTAGACTAATATAATAgattagtaaaaaatatatgtttaaaaatatttgttataatttaggaaattataattaattattattattagatttagTTATTAATAGATTAGACTAATATatatttagatttaattattaatagattagactaatatatatatttaggtTTAGTTAGTGAATATTTTAAtcgataataatatttaaattagactaatatgattgattagttaaaaatatatgtttataatttttgtaataatttttggaATTATATGTCTAGAGTTATGTTAATTATTGTTTGTAATAATTTTGGAAATTATGGTTAATAGTTaggttttataaaatataatatattatattttaccggtaataataatttatttattgttagatatttaaattgttttaaataTATTGTTGTAGTTGaggttttaataaataaaatatgattagtTAAGTTAAATAAGAGTTggatttatttagttattagttattattaatagttAGTTAGTAATTAGATTATTTGTGATGAtataagaattattattattatccgtTAAACtatgaatatataaataaataattatgtaagAAACAATTGAATGAAAATTCAGGAAATCTATTAATATTTAGTTGTATTTATATGCATGCTATTAGTTACTAAATAAGCATTAGTCTAATAAATTAGTTACTATTTTTAGGGaattgttaatttttagtagtgaattagtaattattattaatttattaatagttTGTTATGTTTTTCTAAAGTTTATAGAATTTGACATGTAACTACCTACTGTCTTTGGATCGGTAAAATCATGCTGTAGAGGAGCATTTACggttaactaatttttattatgtctcCCAGATTAGAATAGTTCAATGCCAGAAAATTATTAGTAAATGCTCTAATCGAGAGGTGGCACCCAAACACATACATGTTCCACCTTCTGGTTGGTGAGTGTGCTGTGACACTGAAAAATGTGGTTTTGATTCACGAAGCCTTAGAGTGGGAGTGTTTGCACCAGTTTGGGATTGCACCAAGAAAGTCAGACTGTAGATAAAACTGCATAAAATTGACGTGACTTCAGAATTTGAAAGAATATTTACAGTGCATTGACGAAGACAGTATTAAGAGGTACGTGAAGTGCCACATTATGTTGTTATTTGGTATGATCTTGTTTGGAAACCTGCATCAATATATTCAGAAAACTCTGGAGCATGACCTCCAAATCCAAAACTCGCATGAAAGATGACTCTTCAAACGGAATTTCATTTGCCACCATAGTGCTGTCACCTTGCTCTTCGTCTCCGTCTAGACAAAAAACTTCGTAATTGCtctcaaattcttcttcactgtcATTATTGTAATCTCCCCGTTCAATATTTTGGTCGGCTTCAGATTGTTCAAATTCAATATACAACTCAATGAACGACATCTGAGCGCGACTTTCAATATGCCTTGAAAACATATCTTGCATGCTCGCTTTATCAGTTATACATTTGGTTTGAAATTGAACGAATCTACCAAATACCGGTATAGGATATctgtataaaatacatgataaTTTCCTTGACATTTCCGAATCTATCCTCTCACAAATTACACATTTTAGTTCTTCGAATGAGATTGTGAATGGATTAACATCTAACGGATTTTCACAAACAAATCTCACTCCTTCAGATGTTTGTAACAAAATCttacgaaaaaaatatattttcaatatgactctatcatccatgtttctcactcacatgaatataaattttattgtcaATTTTTTTGCATTCAAAGAAAATAATGGAGATACAAGTGTGTGGAAGAGCtcaggaaaaaagaagaagagcacaaAGGAGAAGATGAGATTTGGAATCTCGTAACACAcacagatatatatatatacatataaacatcaCAAATCGTACCCATCGATTTCTGTTTGTTTGTTgaaatcatatatattataatcAAATCAGATAGTtcgattttattttttcaaataaaaaaaatttaaaccctACTGAAATCGGACGGTTCGATTTTCATtgccaaatttcaaaatttttcctccacacaaattGGACCTTCTGATTTGTGACCCTGATTTTAGTAACAAATAAATTAGACGGTTTGATTTTTTCATGCCAATGTTCAGACAAAGTTGTCCCACACTCTTGTATAACACCCCACAGCTCCATAACCGGGCACAACATACACCCagtttcaatataaaaaaaatgagcctGGAAGAATCCTCCtcgttttcaaattttcaaaaacttcatTGAAAAAaactttgttttttattaatgGATAATAAAGTATAGATACAATACTTTTTGAGTACTTTCATGTATATTACTAGGAAAGAAAGTTATGTATTCTAATTTATTAGGATCGTAAATTATGCATTTTAAGAtagaaaatatttgatataGTTTTATATCAAaagatgtatatatatgtgttcaTGACTAATAGAAAAGCAGGTTGAAACAACTTATTTTCTAAATGGTATCAGAGCGACTCTAATATCAACAAACACGAAAAGAACCTAGACTGCATAATCATGGCAGTAAAACTAGAAAAGAACTCTGCAAATGAATTAGAGACTTcagaaaaataaactaagaaaactTACTCGCCATATGACCTCAATGCGAGTGACAACCCAGGAAATGTAATCATGCAATTGCAGCTGCGTGGAGAAAATTATGAGGAATGGGCTAGAGCGGTGAAAATATCGCTTCGAGCTCGGAGAAAATGGGAATTCATCAATGGAACTCTCACGGAACCAGAAAAAGATGCACCTGATCTTGAGGATTGGTGGACAGTCCAATCCATAATTGTATCCTGGATCTTGAACACGATCGAATCAAGCCTACAGTCAACCATTGCGTATGTTGAGAACCCGCGGATAATGTGGGAAGATATCAAAAGAATGGTTTTCAACTGTGAACGGATCATGAATACAACAACTAAAATCAGATTTGACGAGATGCAAGTAGGAAGGGATGGCCATGACGGTGTactatgaaaaattgaaaatactGTGGGATGAATTAGCACAGTGCGAGCAAATTTTCAAATGCACATGTGGTGGATATAAATGTGGGATTGGCTCTCAACTTGAAAAGCAAAGGGAAGAAGAGAGGGTCCACCATTTTCTGATGGGCCTAGATTATGCGAATTACAGAACGAGGAATGCTAGGGGGCCAGCAATATTGGTGTTTTGTAACCATCAATTGGCCATCAAtagtgtttttaatggtgtgagattacatctaaTGGTGGGAGATCActcacttttattttgatggttaagtgctggccaaaaaatacaaaagttgGTAGTCCCCTAAACTTTTCCTTACAGAACATTGCGGTCAAATATCCTGGTAACAAATCCTTTGCCAATACTGAATCGTGTATACAATGCTAGTCCAAGAGAAGAAAGTGAGAACAATGGCTAAGGTGTCGGAAGAGAGAGGGTTGGTTGTAGGACTCGCAATGCAGGCAAGGAACAGGATGAAAAGACGAGGAGATAATAGCCAAAAATTAACAATATGCTCTAACTGTGGCAAAAGTGGGCATAATGTTAAAGGATGCTTTCAGATTGTGGGATATTCAGAATGGTGGGGCGATCAACCGAGGAATGAAGGAAGAGACGGTGACAATGGTTACAGACGACAAGGCACACGTATTGGAGGAATTCCAGCATGTGCAAATGTGGCATACACTTATGGAAGTGGCAGCCATGGTATCAACACAGAAGAGAAGAGACGTGAGATATCAGGACTGACCAATGAGCGATGGAACGTATTAGTAGATATGATCAACAAACAAAAACCAAATGAATATGAGAAAATGACTGGTaagagaattttttatttatggatCATTGATAGTAGAGCTTCCAACCACATGACTGGAATCCTGAAAATTTTATGTGAAAAGAAAACTATACGCGGATGTCTAGTAGGTTTACCAGATGGAGAGCAAGTAATAGCATGCAAGCAAGGGACAGTGATTCTTGACGGAGGActtgaattgaaaaatattctttatatacctaaattaaaatgcaacttACTCTCAGTTTCTCAATTAATAAATGCAGAATATTGTCTAGTACAATTCACTGATGAATTTTGTGTCATACAGAACCGTACTTCAAGAACACTGATTGGAACGGGTGAGCGGAATGATGGGCTCTATTGGTATCGTGAGGCACACAAGATTCAAGCTTGTCATGCCAGAACAGAGAATCAACTAGCGCTTTGGTATAAGAGACTAGGGCATTCATCATTTAAAATTGTGCAAATGCTCCCCAATGTAAGTGAAAAATCTACAAGcattgagatctctgaaaattgtgaaaatttcaaacaaacaaaagataagTTTCCTTTAAGTGACTATCAAACttccaatattttttatttaatctattGTGACTTGTGGGGACCCTATTCCCTCCTCGTGTGGTGCTTCGTATTTCTTAACTATTGTAGATGATTATTCACGAGAGGTTTGGATATATTTGTTGAAAGAAAAGGCTGAGGTATCAATCAcgttgaaaaaaattttcacgtTGGTTGAATGCCAATATAACAAAAATGTTAAAATGGTGCGATATAATAATGGGACAGAATTTATGTGtttaaaataatacatcttaCAACAAGGCATTGTTCACCAATCGTCATGTGTTAATACACCGCAACAAAATGAACGAGTAAAGCGCAAACATTGACATATTCTCAATGTTGCTAGATCATTACGCTTTCAAGGCAATCTTCCTATTCGGTTTTGGGGAGAATGTATCTTAACTGTTGGTTATTTAATTCATCATACCGCATCCTCAATACTAAAGGGCAAGACTCCGTATGAGATTTTTCATGGAACAATTCCAAGTTATGAGCACTTAAGCTTTTTTTGGCTCTCTGTGTTATGCTCAAAATCATAGGCAACGGGACAAATTTGCCAGCCGTAGTAGAAAATGTGTGTTTGTCTGGACAAAAATGATGAAAACTATTTGACTTAGAAAAAGAAGTTTTCTTTGTCTCTCATGACATCCATTTTGTTGAAGATATATTTCCTTTTCAAGAGGCTCAGGCTTTGCACCGGCACCAAGGATTGAAGATATTGGACCTCCTGTAACAGAAACAAATGTTGAAGAAGACACACATAATGGGCCAAGTTCAGAACCCACATTTGGGCCTAGTACTCCACATTTAAATGACTGTGCTGGAGAATTCCTCATTGAAGCATCTATTGACAAACAAGGGGGACATGAACTCAATGAAGAGATTAAAGTCTACATCGCTGACGATGCATTAGTACTAAGTGCAGCAAAAGCAACGCCGACTTCCAATCTACTACTAGTCACGATGGAAGTTCTACTTGGTCGGGGTCACCGCATGAAGACACCCTCAGTCAGGTTGCACGACTTCGTCTCTGCTGCCACAATACCAATAAGCTCTACTGACCAACCTCCCTCTCCATCAAAATTCTCAGGTGTGTCCTATCCTATAcaaaattttgtaaattataatttttttttcaaacaacaCCGCAGTTTTCATGCTTCTCTCCAGACAGAACATGAGCCCTTATTTTTCTCACAAGCGGTTAAAGATGAGCGTTGGCACGAAATTATGTCCTAAAAATTCGTGTGTTTCAAATCAATGACACTTGGAAGCTCATAACCCTTCCCCAAGAAAGAAAGCCCATGGATGTAAGcgagtttataaaattaaatacaattctGACGGGATAATAGAAAGGTTCAAAGCAAGACTGAAAATTTTGGGAAATAATCAAGTGAAAGGCTTAGATTACAATGAAACATTTTCCCTAGTGGTAAAGATGGTAACAATTCGCGCAACGCTCGCAGTGGCAGCAGCCCAAGATTGAGAACTCCACCAGATGAATGTCCACAATGCATTTCTTCATCGAGAACTTGATGAGGACGTTTACATAAAACTTTTCCCTGATTTTCAAGTATCTCAACAAGAACTGGTCTGTAAAATTTAGAAATCTCTCTATGGCCTGCGGCAGGCTCCACATTGCTGGTTTGCAAAATTTTCATCTGCCCTTCTTCGATATGGTTTTCAACAATCCCCAAAGGACCATTCCTTGTTTAGCCTTCGCTACAATAGCATGCAATTAGTAGTTTTGGTGTATGTTGATGACCTTGTAAtgcagaaaataataatgctacaattcaacatttcaaagagcatgttgagttaagaaattaactaacataattgatgatgacaaacattagaTTGTTGGGCTAATTACCctattagttttgattattttgtttgaGTGATGCAGGCAAAAAATCAATATATAGCTGCAGCCCAAATAAATAGAACAAAAGTCAAAAGCTTTCATAGTGTACTATACTTACAAATAAAGCCCAAATTAATTTAGAACAAAGAAAGAATATTACAGCAGCCCAATAGGAAGAAAATCAAACCAGAAACAAAGTGGGTTACAAAGCACTAAAATCCTAAGGTTGTCAAGCAATAGAATCGGTTGGGCTGAATGGAAACATATCTAACCCAAGCCCAAATTGATCATACCAAGCTTCTCATACAAGATTGAAGTCTTCACTCTCTCTTATTGCTTTGGTCggcaacaaaacacaagaaagagaGTTTCATCCTTCCTACTCATTTCaacagagaagaaagaaagaaaaagcttatTCAGAAAGCAAATGTCTAATCACCCACATCAATCCATATTAAACTAAATCAGAAATTAAAAGGTGATTTATTTCCATTTGCATGCAACTTactttcttcacttcttctcaAATCTTCTGCTTTACCATTTTTAGATAAATGGAAAAAGTGTTCTCTGATAATCATTATTGTGCATCTACGGTCAAAATTatgtcttggggaccaagtagtGTTTCAATGGCCAAGATATGGGTATACCATTGAAAATACTTGTTGGTGCTGTTCTGTGGCTTTCGGTCAACAAGAGAAGGTCAGAACCAAAGTTTCTATTCTGAGGATTAATGAGAAAAAGTGAGATGgtgggttggtgaagcacaAAGCTTGAGAGTTGACCTAGGAGAGAGCAActcagcaacatgcaaggagatacaaAAGAGGTTGGTTCACCATTCTGAaaccaaggagagaaaaccaatGTTCATGAGGTTAATATTCTGAGAAGTTATCTCTGAATAAGTTCATCTACTTGGACAGTGCTTtttttcaaagaagcattctgccaaaaatgaagaactgaatcaaAGCATGCAAAtctggtttatcacatagcaaaTAGGCTGTTGaaaagtcaatctccttcatgttttatagattgtattttactttttaatatttatctttctgtaatttcttgagtgaaAAGGCATAATGATAGATCTCAAGTAAAAgccaaagaaaagaagaggctgagt
The genomic region above belongs to Arachis duranensis cultivar V14167 chromosome 3, aradu.V14167.gnm2.J7QH, whole genome shotgun sequence and contains:
- the LOC127745601 gene encoding uncharacterized protein LOC127745601, producing MNGAGSGASNLCINDTLTDDELRLILAKLESEKDKEIFGLMCKRWLRLQSTERKKLAARAGPHMLRRMADRFTCLLELELAQSVSRSFYPGVTDSDLDVIANFFHGMFLFGLMYRGISDVGMKAIGEGLSLLQSLDVSYCRKLTDKGLSAVAKSCSDLRVLHLAGCRFVMDGILEALSKNCHNLKKLGLQGCTNITNYGLISLASSCQQIKYLDINKWLSKERKEEVADVDGG